A window from Candidatus Omnitrophota bacterium encodes these proteins:
- a CDS encoding MMPL family transporter, with product MKSERLTQAVLGRPKLIIGLVVAISLFFIAQFPKIKIDTDPKHMLPATSPVRQYNDKVEKDFLLHPDVIALGIVNADGIFNPQTLTYIKDLTNAVRQVTGVIVRDVDSLSTVENVFSDKGELVVRPALGDIPETKEGLSALRKSILDNSLFAGRFISSDGKAAAIFIPIEPTANGKEIADKIRALLPKNSGQNHFYLAGDPVARDTFGTEMFRQMGLFSPIAGLVMCIALWFMFRNVILIVANIAAAMISIIWSMGGLIGLGLPVHIMSSMAPVFLMAIATDSVHIFNEFAFRLSEGQDKRRAILETMKVVGPPVFYSDITTAVGFAALATVTIVPVKIFGLVVAFGTLAILLMSFTFIPALLMLIPEKHILKLASAHGKGEKLSPSLLRLGRFCVEKAKSILLVGIVLFIVAIVGLVRIHVNNNMVHWFKFNSEVRTADRVMNKYLGGTSTAYLVIQAKNDGAVGDPAFLRQIEGLQVELEKDPLIGKTFSLADYIKRANLVMHDNAPLFNRIPDSKQEVGQYLFLLQSAAKPRHLDNVVDFSLKTANIIIQLKSWDADAMKSVISRANSFFASHPLPEGVNFKPAGIAYFNMVWNHEVLWGMVTSFLWGLILVLILLIFQTRSFLWGVLSFLPLLFTIALIYGVVGLIGKDFDMPVAVLSTLSLGMAIDFAIHFVGRFHQRYKEDSRKPEGSGLASDSQSHLKEALIWTVARPGKGIFLNALLFALGFAVMAFAALTPYITVGVFMAAIMVLSSVMSVIYLPALIQLGHRKLIKEGGV from the coding sequence ATGAAATCCGAACGCTTAACACAAGCTGTTCTGGGCCGTCCGAAGCTTATTATTGGACTTGTAGTTGCCATTAGTCTTTTCTTCATAGCGCAGTTCCCAAAGATTAAAATCGATACTGATCCCAAGCATATGCTCCCGGCAACTTCGCCTGTGCGCCAGTATAATGACAAGGTTGAAAAAGACTTCCTCCTTCATCCTGATGTAATTGCGTTGGGGATAGTCAATGCGGATGGAATTTTTAACCCCCAGACACTTACCTATATTAAAGACTTGACTAATGCCGTTCGACAAGTCACCGGTGTAATCGTGCGGGACGTGGATAGCCTATCAACAGTAGAGAATGTATTCTCTGATAAGGGTGAACTCGTTGTCAGGCCTGCTTTAGGCGATATTCCAGAGACTAAAGAAGGGCTGTCAGCTTTACGCAAAAGCATTTTAGATAATTCACTCTTTGCAGGCCGATTTATTTCTTCGGATGGGAAAGCCGCAGCGATCTTCATTCCTATAGAGCCAACCGCCAATGGAAAGGAAATCGCAGACAAGATTCGTGCGTTACTGCCGAAAAATTCAGGCCAAAATCATTTCTATCTTGCCGGAGATCCGGTTGCCCGCGACACATTCGGGACAGAGATGTTTCGTCAGATGGGGCTTTTTTCTCCGATAGCAGGCCTTGTGATGTGTATTGCCCTTTGGTTCATGTTTCGTAATGTTATCTTGATTGTTGCCAACATAGCTGCCGCGATGATCAGTATTATCTGGAGTATGGGAGGCTTGATTGGTTTAGGGCTTCCCGTTCACATCATGAGTTCTATGGCCCCAGTTTTTTTAATGGCGATTGCAACGGACTCAGTGCATATTTTTAATGAGTTCGCGTTCCGACTAAGCGAAGGCCAAGATAAACGTAGAGCCATCTTGGAGACAATGAAGGTTGTTGGTCCTCCGGTTTTTTATTCAGATATTACCACCGCCGTGGGTTTTGCCGCGCTGGCAACAGTCACCATCGTTCCAGTCAAGATTTTCGGGTTAGTTGTCGCGTTCGGGACACTGGCTATCCTGCTCATGAGTTTTACCTTTATTCCAGCCCTGCTTATGCTTATTCCCGAAAAGCATATTTTAAAGCTTGCATCGGCGCATGGAAAAGGAGAAAAACTTTCCCCTTCACTTTTACGTCTGGGGCGTTTTTGCGTAGAGAAGGCCAAGTCCATTCTGCTTGTGGGTATTGTGCTATTTATTGTGGCAATAGTAGGCCTTGTGCGCATTCATGTTAATAACAACATGGTTCATTGGTTTAAATTCAATAGTGAAGTCAGGACTGCAGACCGTGTCATGAATAAATATCTCGGTGGAACTTCCACAGCCTATTTGGTTATTCAGGCAAAAAATGATGGTGCGGTAGGGGACCCCGCTTTTTTACGTCAAATCGAAGGCCTTCAGGTTGAATTGGAAAAAGATCCTCTTATTGGGAAAACTTTTTCCTTGGCAGACTATATTAAACGCGCGAATCTGGTTATGCATGATAACGCGCCTCTATTTAATCGCATACCGGATTCTAAGCAAGAAGTAGGGCAATACCTATTTCTTTTACAGTCAGCGGCAAAACCCCGGCACCTTGATAACGTTGTCGATTTTTCCCTTAAAACTGCCAATATCATCATCCAGTTGAAAAGTTGGGATGCTGATGCGATGAAATCAGTCATTAGCCGCGCCAATAGTTTCTTTGCTTCGCATCCATTGCCGGAAGGAGTGAATTTTAAGCCAGCCGGGATCGCCTATTTTAATATGGTCTGGAACCATGAGGTGCTTTGGGGGATGGTTACTAGTTTTCTCTGGGGGCTCATTCTGGTATTGATACTTCTTATCTTTCAGACTCGCTCGTTTCTCTGGGGGGTTTTAAGTTTTCTGCCGCTTCTTTTCACAATAGCATTGATTTATGGCGTCGTAGGCTTAATCGGAAAAGATTTTGATATGCCGGTTGCCGTGTTATCCACGCTTTCCTTGGGTATGGCGATTGATTTTGCTATCCATTTCGTCGGCCGGTTCCATCAGCGGTATAAAGAAGACTCCCGCAAGCCAGAGGGCAGTGGTTTGGCTTCCGATAGCCAAAGCCACTTGAAAGAAGCGCTGATTTGGACCGTAGCCCGGCCAGGCAAGGGGATTTTTCTCAATGCATTACTTTTTGCCCTGGGGTTTGCAGTAATGGCTTTTGCAGCCTTAACCCCGTATATCACCGTTGGAGTTTTTATGGCGGCGATTATGGTTCTTTCATCGGTAATGAGCGTGATTTATTTACCAGCCCTTATTCAATTAGGGCATCGAAAACTAATCAAGGAAGGTGGCGTATGA
- a CDS encoding MoxR family ATPase translates to MNTGLTAINEKVQKESLFVQALTAEIEKVIVGQKYLIERLLVGLLANGHILVEGVPGLAKTLSIKTLAQAIDTKFQRIQFTPDLLPADLIGTLIYNPKEGGFSTKKGPIFANIILADEINRAPAKVQSALLEAMQERQVTIGENTFKLDDPFLVMATQNPIEQEGTYPLPEAQIDRFMLKINITYPNMEEEHKILKRMSFTDKKNEVKAVVGPRDIIRVRSVVDEIYMDEKIEKYILDIVFATRDPKKYKLDELLSLIQYGASPRASIYLTLASKAYAFIQGRGYVTPQDVKSIGPDVLRHRIIVSYEAEAEEKTSNDIIKKIFDEVEVP, encoded by the coding sequence ATGAACACAGGCCTTACTGCTATAAACGAAAAAGTTCAGAAGGAAAGCCTATTCGTACAAGCTCTCACGGCTGAAATAGAAAAAGTTATCGTCGGCCAAAAGTATTTAATTGAGAGGTTGCTTGTAGGCTTACTCGCTAATGGCCATATTCTTGTCGAGGGCGTACCGGGATTAGCCAAGACGCTTTCCATAAAGACATTAGCCCAGGCAATAGATACTAAATTTCAAAGGATTCAATTTACGCCGGACCTTTTGCCGGCGGATTTAATCGGGACCCTCATCTATAATCCTAAAGAGGGGGGTTTTTCTACAAAAAAAGGCCCTATTTTTGCCAATATCATTCTGGCTGACGAAATTAACCGCGCGCCGGCAAAAGTCCAAAGCGCTTTGCTTGAAGCAATGCAAGAAAGGCAGGTTACTATCGGTGAAAATACTTTTAAGCTTGACGATCCATTTTTAGTTATGGCTACTCAGAATCCCATAGAACAGGAGGGCACATACCCTCTCCCTGAGGCCCAGATTGACAGGTTTATGCTTAAAATCAATATTACCTATCCGAATATGGAAGAGGAGCATAAGATTTTAAAGCGCATGAGTTTCACCGATAAGAAGAATGAAGTAAAAGCTGTGGTCGGGCCGCGAGATATTATCAGGGTTCGAAGCGTTGTGGATGAAATCTATATGGATGAAAAAATAGAAAAATATATCCTCGATATTGTTTTTGCTACAAGAGATCCTAAAAAATATAAACTCGATGAACTTTTAAGTTTAATACAATATGGCGCTTCTCCCCGGGCAAGCATTTATTTGACATTAGCTTCCAAGGCATACGCCTTTATTCAAGGCAGAGGATATGTTACGCCCCAGGATGTAAAATCCATCGGGCCGGATGTCTTAAGGCACAGGATTATTGTTAGTTATGAAGCAGAGGCTGAAGAGAAAACCTCCAATGATATAATCAAGAAGATTTTTGACGAGGTGGAAGTCCCTTAA
- a CDS encoding M15 family metallopeptidase, producing the protein MTKKYPIFFLLFLILILSGCVAWVSGIGRAPAGQLKQPPAGTIEDPIVDSNITLFEALRKESPPEFKKRQRLIEVLYYSFDKKIHKGQLVIDGRLVEDIREVFRVALENKFPINSVIPISDDRFFKDGKWNEDDQSMLSNNTSAFNYRTVTAGKSLSKHAYGFAIDINPVQNPYIKGNIVLPANAVYDIRKLGTLAHDSPVVKTFMRLGWTWGGSWKSLKDYQHFEKIPPK; encoded by the coding sequence ATGACAAAGAAATATCCAATCTTTTTTCTCTTATTCCTAATTTTAATTTTATCCGGTTGCGTCGCCTGGGTTAGCGGCATAGGAAGAGCGCCGGCCGGACAACTTAAGCAACCACCAGCCGGAACTATAGAGGATCCGATTGTCGATAGCAATATCACATTATTTGAAGCGTTAAGAAAAGAGAGCCCGCCTGAATTTAAAAAAAGACAAAGGCTTATAGAGGTGTTATATTATTCATTTGATAAAAAAATCCACAAGGGCCAACTGGTTATAGATGGAAGGCTCGTAGAAGATATCCGGGAAGTATTCCGGGTTGCTTTAGAAAACAAATTTCCCATTAATTCCGTTATCCCTATTTCCGATGACCGGTTTTTTAAGGATGGGAAGTGGAATGAAGATGACCAGTCAATGTTATCCAATAATACTTCCGCGTTTAATTATAGAACGGTAACCGCAGGCAAATCCCTTTCTAAACATGCTTATGGTTTTGCTATTGATATTAACCCTGTGCAAAATCCTTATATCAAGGGAAACATTGTATTGCCTGCTAATGCAGTATACGATATACGTAAACTTGGAACTCTAGCCCATGATTCACCGGTTGTAAAAACTTTTATGCGTTTGGGCTGGACCTGGGGAGGCAGCTGGAAATCTTTAAAAGATTACCAGCATTTTGAGAAAATCCCGCCGAAATAG
- the bioA gene encoding adenosylmethionine--8-amino-7-oxononanoate transaminase codes for MKDWLGTDLKHIWHPYTQMKEALRLPPVLIERAKGIKLYDAKGNFYYDTISSWWCNVHGHNHPWIKAAIKKQVDVLEHVLFAGFTHKPAIELASKLISLTKNKFNRVFFSDNGSNSVEVALKMSFQYWQNCGRTRKKKFVSLDHGYHGDTIGTMSVSGLDLFNAVFSPLLFPSYKVPSPYCYRCPMKKQRLTCALDCLKPLEKLLKGKHEEICALIIEPLVMGAAGMIIYPKEYLKKAAALAKKYKVHLILDEVAVGFGRTGKMFAYEHTPGIKVDFLCLSKGITSGYLPLAVTLTTEGIFRRFYGDYEKRKTFFHGHTYTANPVACSAALASLGIFNEEKTLLKVKKLMPFFHRGLEKFRDLALVGDVRYIGFIGAIELVKNKKTKQGFGLKKRLGLEVYKRGLKENLVLRPLGDIIYLFLPLCASKAEIEDILKRSYSIIKTLS; via the coding sequence ATGAAAGATTGGCTGGGCACGGACCTAAAACATATTTGGCATCCTTACACTCAGATGAAGGAGGCGTTGCGCCTACCGCCGGTTTTAATTGAAAGGGCCAAAGGAATCAAGCTTTATGACGCAAAAGGCAACTTTTATTACGATACTATCTCAAGCTGGTGGTGTAATGTTCACGGGCATAACCATCCGTGGATAAAAGCAGCGATTAAAAAACAGGTTGATGTTTTGGAGCATGTGTTATTTGCCGGTTTTACCCACAAACCCGCGATTGAACTTGCCAGCAAGCTCATCTCTCTTACGAAAAACAAATTTAACCGGGTATTTTTTTCGGATAACGGCTCAAACAGTGTTGAGGTGGCATTAAAGATGTCATTTCAATATTGGCAGAATTGCGGCAGGACCAGAAAGAAAAAGTTTGTTTCTCTTGATCACGGTTATCACGGAGACACAATTGGCACGATGAGCGTAAGCGGTTTGGATCTTTTTAACGCGGTATTTTCTCCCCTGTTGTTTCCGTCATATAAAGTGCCGTCTCCTTATTGCTACCGTTGCCCGATGAAAAAACAGAGGCTTACTTGCGCGCTTGATTGTCTCAAACCGTTGGAGAAACTACTTAAGGGTAAGCATGAAGAGATCTGCGCTTTGATCATTGAGCCTTTGGTAATGGGCGCAGCCGGGATGATTATTTATCCCAAAGAGTATTTAAAGAAAGCTGCAGCTTTAGCGAAAAAATACAAAGTTCATCTTATCTTGGATGAGGTGGCTGTTGGTTTTGGCCGCACCGGTAAAATGTTCGCTTATGAGCATACACCCGGGATCAAGGTGGATTTTCTCTGTCTTTCCAAAGGCATAACCTCTGGCTATCTTCCTTTGGCGGTGACTTTGACTACCGAAGGGATATTCCGCCGGTTTTACGGGGATTATGAAAAAAGAAAGACATTTTTCCACGGGCATACTTATACCGCTAATCCGGTTGCCTGCTCTGCCGCTCTGGCGAGCCTGGGTATCTTTAACGAAGAAAAAACACTGCTGAAAGTAAAAAAATTGATGCCTTTTTTTCATCGGGGGCTGGAAAAATTCCGGGATCTGGCTTTAGTAGGGGATGTACGCTATATCGGATTTATCGGAGCAATAGAATTGGTTAAAAATAAAAAGACCAAGCAGGGTTTTGGACTTAAAAAAAGGCTAGGCTTAGAAGTTTATAAGCGCGGGCTTAAAGAGAATCTTGTACTCAGGCCGTTAGGTGATATAATCTATCTGTTTTTGCCGCTTTGTGCCTCTAAGGCGGAAATCGAGGATATTTTAAAAAGGTCGTATTCAATAATCAAAACTTTATCTTAA
- a CDS encoding DsrE family protein, translated as MKIGVIISSNDTETCWNALRYANFCLGQKDEVRVFLTGKGVEYQKISTEKFNTIEQAEKLLQEGGRILACGTCIKSRNQEGTEMCPINTMKDMYEIIKESDKVVTF; from the coding sequence ATGAAAATAGGGGTTATAATCTCAAGTAATGACACCGAGACATGCTGGAATGCCTTACGGTACGCTAATTTTTGTCTTGGGCAGAAAGATGAAGTAAGGGTGTTTCTTACGGGCAAAGGCGTTGAGTATCAGAAAATAAGCACTGAGAAATTCAACACGATTGAGCAGGCAGAAAAATTGCTTCAGGAGGGCGGCAGGATACTGGCTTGCGGAACATGCATCAAATCCCGGAATCAGGAAGGCACGGAAATGTGTCCGATCAACACGATGAAAGATATGTACGAGATTATCAAGGAAAGCGACAAAGTAGTCACATTCTAA
- a CDS encoding nucleoside phosphorylase, which produces MNKGKDKRMIPILANKHYRKPSVFDPANLLKQARRQKLLPSGSVPEICVLDPDGDLSSYIRDSSVGTRNPYWACYHTDLYNIEIESLTVGVIGRAVGASFAVLVAEELFASGCRLLISITSAGQIKPVRKSPYFILIDRALRDEGTSYHYIQESAYAFIHPDILAMLKGIVKKKPLVIQGAVWTTDAPFRETKEAISFARSENLLAVEMEAAALYAFAQARKKKVVCFAHVTNQMGLIEKDFEKGKDNGNAVLLKLISNVIYEWKKAA; this is translated from the coding sequence ATGAATAAGGGGAAAGATAAGCGCATGATACCGATACTTGCAAATAAACATTACCGGAAACCGTCAGTTTTTGACCCGGCAAATTTACTGAAGCAGGCTCGGCGTCAGAAGTTATTGCCATCTGGTAGCGTGCCGGAGATATGCGTACTCGATCCCGATGGTGACCTATCTTCATATATCCGGGATTCTTCTGTAGGCACGCGTAACCCTTATTGGGCTTGTTATCACACGGACCTTTACAATATAGAAATTGAAAGTCTAACTGTAGGTGTAATTGGACGGGCTGTAGGCGCTTCCTTTGCCGTACTCGTAGCAGAAGAATTATTCGCATCGGGGTGCCGGTTGCTAATTAGTATCACTTCGGCCGGGCAAATTAAACCTGTCCGTAAATCACCGTATTTTATTTTAATCGATCGTGCCTTAAGAGACGAGGGAACTAGTTATCATTATATACAAGAATCGGCTTACGCTTTTATTCACCCAGACATCCTTGCTATGTTAAAAGGAATTGTTAAAAAGAAGCCATTAGTTATACAGGGCGCGGTTTGGACAACCGATGCGCCATTTAGAGAGACAAAAGAAGCTATTTCCTTTGCGCGCTCGGAAAATTTACTTGCTGTCGAAATGGAGGCCGCGGCACTCTATGCTTTTGCGCAGGCGCGAAAAAAGAAAGTTGTATGTTTTGCCCATGTCACAAACCAAATGGGCTTGATTGAAAAGGATTTCGAAAAAGGCAAAGATAACGGGAATGCGGTTTTGCTTAAGCTTATTTCCAATGTAATTTACGAATGGAAAAAAGCTGCTTAA
- a CDS encoding class I SAM-dependent methyltransferase — MKARESGMPERDMWEKFFSPAKILATLGVNSQTVDVAEFGCGYGTFTIPAARVIKGKIYALDIEPDMIRITNEEAKKHGLNNVQITLRDFVAEGSGLSEESVDYVMLFNILHLEKPMLLINEARRVLKDGGKLGIIHWNYDPKTPRGPSMDIRPKPEQCVKWAESVGFSNPVQYDLKPYHYGIVLTKGASNENRGYNLK, encoded by the coding sequence ATGAAGGCCAGAGAAAGCGGGATGCCTGAGCGTGATATGTGGGAAAAGTTTTTTAGCCCGGCAAAGATTTTAGCTACGCTTGGCGTAAACAGCCAAACGGTCGATGTGGCTGAATTTGGGTGCGGTTATGGCACGTTTACGATTCCTGCTGCCAGGGTCATCAAAGGCAAAATCTACGCGCTGGATATTGAGCCGGATATGATTCGTATTACCAATGAAGAAGCCAAAAAACATGGCTTAAACAATGTGCAGATAACACTGCGTGATTTTGTAGCAGAAGGTTCCGGCCTTTCCGAAGAAAGTGTTGACTATGTGATGCTCTTTAATATTCTTCATCTCGAGAAACCAATGCTGCTTATTAACGAAGCAAGGCGGGTTTTAAAAGATGGCGGCAAACTCGGGATTATTCATTGGAATTACGATCCTAAGACACCAAGGGGTCCTTCAATGGATATCCGGCCAAAACCGGAACAATGCGTCAAGTGGGCTGAGAGCGTCGGATTTAGCAATCCGGTTCAATATGATTTAAAACCGTATCATTACGGGATCGTTCTTACGAAAGGAGCTTCAAATGAAAATAGGGGTTATAATCTCAAGTAA
- a CDS encoding outer membrane lipoprotein-sorting protein: MKKILSVSVIVFLLFVSVFWTKNVYAQDAQSGKAAMNEMLLAYYYPQTDAKSDISMRIVNRQGQARQRRLTMLRLNKTAGGDQFYYIYFHEPADVKGMSFLVLKHIGYDDDRWLYLPAIDLVKRIATSDKRTSFAGSDFTYEDVSGRALDEDAHGLIGEENLGTQPCLVVKSTPKRPGEAEFSYRKFWIDKVTHLPLKVEHYDLKGKLYKVYETQEIQTIQGTPTITKAVMRDLENERYTEIAMKNVSYNVGITSDIFQERLLSRPPRQWIGE, encoded by the coding sequence ATGAAAAAAATACTCTCTGTTTCAGTTATTGTTTTTCTGTTATTTGTGAGCGTATTTTGGACCAAAAATGTCTATGCTCAAGACGCGCAAAGCGGCAAGGCAGCGATGAATGAAATGCTTTTAGCTTATTACTATCCTCAGACAGATGCTAAAAGCGATATATCCATGCGTATCGTGAACCGTCAAGGCCAGGCCCGCCAAAGGCGCCTGACTATGCTGCGCCTTAATAAGACAGCCGGTGGCGATCAGTTTTATTACATCTATTTTCACGAGCCTGCCGATGTCAAGGGGATGAGCTTTTTAGTCTTGAAGCATATTGGCTACGATGACGACCGCTGGCTGTATTTGCCGGCGATTGATCTGGTCAAGCGCATTGCTACAAGCGACAAGCGTACCAGCTTTGCAGGGTCAGACTTTACTTATGAGGATGTTTCCGGCCGCGCTCTTGATGAGGACGCTCATGGACTGATAGGAGAAGAAAATCTTGGCACGCAACCTTGCCTTGTAGTTAAAAGTACGCCGAAACGCCCGGGAGAGGCGGAATTTAGCTATCGGAAATTCTGGATTGATAAAGTAACGCATCTTCCACTCAAAGTAGAGCATTACGATCTTAAAGGGAAGCTTTACAAAGTTTATGAAACCCAGGAGATTCAAACCATTCAGGGTACCCCAACGATTACAAAAGCGGTGATGAGGGATCTTGAGAACGAGCGCTATACCGAGATTGCTATGAAAAACGTCTCCTATAATGTGGGGATTACTTCAGATATCTTCCAAGAGAGGCTATTGAGCAGGCCTCCCAGGCAATGGATTGGAGAATAA
- a CDS encoding DUF58 domain-containing protein has protein sequence MIPKEILREIRRIQITTSRMVTDVFAGQYQSVFKGKGMEFYEVREYLPGDEIRSIDWNVTARTGHPFVKKFVEERELTVMLLLDMSASSYFGTAHQSKMQLAAKLCSLLAFSAIKNNDKVGFIAFTDRIEKFIPPRKGLRHVLRVIREALYSKPQGAGTEINAALEYLNRVTTRKTVTFIISDFFAPGFKKMLAVANKRHDVVAVTITDPKELEFPDIGLVKLFDPEKKRDFILDTSDKSLRREYAQKNQQRVKQRETFFRSLHIDAIDVRTDMPYSQSILKFFKSRQRRMH, from the coding sequence ATGATACCAAAAGAAATATTACGCGAAATACGCCGTATTCAGATAACTACTTCCCGTATGGTCACCGATGTATTTGCCGGCCAGTACCAGAGCGTATTTAAGGGCAAAGGCATGGAATTTTATGAAGTGCGGGAGTATTTACCGGGAGATGAGATTCGTTCTATCGACTGGAATGTTACAGCGCGCACCGGCCACCCCTTTGTGAAAAAATTTGTGGAAGAGCGGGAGTTGACGGTGATGCTGCTTTTAGATATGTCTGCTTCCTCCTATTTTGGTACTGCGCATCAGTCAAAAATGCAGCTTGCGGCAAAACTCTGTTCTCTTCTGGCATTCTCCGCGATTAAAAATAATGATAAGGTAGGGTTTATTGCTTTTACCGACAGAATAGAGAAATTTATCCCGCCAAGAAAAGGTTTACGCCATGTCCTACGCGTTATCCGTGAAGCGCTCTATTCTAAGCCCCAAGGCGCAGGTACAGAGATAAATGCTGCCTTAGAATATCTTAACCGTGTGACTACCCGCAAGACCGTTACATTCATCATTTCAGATTTCTTTGCGCCGGGATTTAAAAAGATGCTTGCTGTGGCGAATAAGCGCCATGATGTCGTAGCTGTAACTATAACCGATCCCAAGGAACTGGAGTTTCCCGATATCGGATTGGTAAAATTATTTGATCCGGAAAAAAAGCGCGATTTTATTTTAGATACCTCGGATAAATCCTTGCGCCGGGAATATGCGCAGAAAAATCAACAGAGGGTTAAGCAGAGAGAAACGTTTTTCCGCTCCTTGCATATTGATGCCATTGATGTGCGTACGGATATGCCTTATTCGCAGAGCATATTGAAATTCTTTAAATCCCGCCAGAGGAGAATGCATTGA
- a CDS encoding VWA domain-containing protein, translated as MIFHNPLFLLLLPLAAFIIIYAQSKDLAGGFKFSSGELIKDLKPTFKVFLSQKIIYLRLAAVALIILALARPQSPFAGSKITTEGVDIVLALDSSTSMLAEDFKINGRRENRIEVIKDVVRDFIKERQNDRIAIITFAARAYTVCPLTLDYSWLLTNLERIRAGMLEDGTAIGSGIATSLNRLKNSKAKSKIIILLTDGRNNLGTISPSTAAEAAKALKVKIYTIGAGSKGLIPYPVRDLFGNKVYQQIEADLDEGTLSKIASLTAAKFYRATDTESLRNIYGEIDKLEKTPIQEKGYLQYNELFPLFLIPGLILLFLEIVLTNTVLRKVP; from the coding sequence ATGATTTTTCATAATCCATTATTTCTGCTTTTGTTGCCGCTTGCTGCTTTTATAATTATTTATGCCCAAAGCAAAGACTTAGCCGGTGGATTTAAATTTTCCTCAGGAGAGCTCATTAAGGATCTAAAGCCGACCTTCAAAGTTTTCTTGAGCCAAAAAATTATTTATTTACGGTTGGCAGCTGTGGCATTGATTATTTTGGCTTTAGCTAGGCCGCAATCACCGTTCGCAGGTTCAAAGATTACCACTGAAGGGGTGGATATCGTTTTAGCCCTTGATTCCTCAACAAGTATGTTAGCCGAAGATTTCAAAATAAATGGCAGAAGAGAAAACAGGATTGAGGTTATTAAGGATGTAGTAAGGGATTTTATTAAAGAACGACAGAATGACCGGATAGCGATTATCACTTTTGCTGCCAGGGCTTATACAGTTTGCCCCTTAACCTTAGATTACAGTTGGCTTTTGACTAATTTAGAGCGGATAAGGGCGGGAATGTTAGAAGATGGCACTGCCATTGGTTCAGGTATAGCCACATCTTTAAACCGCTTAAAAAACAGCAAGGCTAAGAGTAAAATAATAATCCTCCTTACCGATGGCCGCAATAATCTGGGAACAATTTCACCTTCAACCGCAGCCGAAGCTGCAAAGGCCTTGAAGGTCAAAATCTATACTATTGGCGCAGGTTCTAAAGGTCTTATCCCTTATCCTGTGCGCGACCTCTTTGGCAATAAAGTCTATCAACAGATAGAGGCTGATCTTGACGAAGGCACCCTGAGTAAAATTGCTTCTCTAACCGCCGCTAAATTCTATCGGGCTACGGATACGGAGAGTTTACGCAATATCTACGGAGAAATCGATAAATTAGAAAAGACCCCTATACAGGAGAAAGGTTACCTGCAATACAATGAATTATTCCCGTTGTTTCTTATACCGGGATTAATACTTTTGTTCTTAGAGATTGTTTTAACCAACACGGTTTTAAGAAAGGTTCCTTAA
- a CDS encoding metalloregulator ArsR/SmtB family transcription factor, whose amino-acid sequence MNKDMEEKMFQMHAEVCKSMANPTRLKIINLLREGEKSVEELRKRLKLPKANLSQHLSILRQRRIVVTRREGVNIYYKCANPKMLKACAILREVLMEQLADGGRLGKWINKGEK is encoded by the coding sequence GTGAATAAAGACATGGAAGAAAAAATGTTTCAAATGCATGCCGAGGTTTGTAAGAGCATGGCCAACCCGACACGGCTAAAGATTATAAACCTATTGCGTGAAGGAGAAAAAAGCGTTGAAGAATTAAGAAAAAGGCTCAAATTGCCAAAAGCGAATCTTTCCCAGCATTTGAGTATATTGCGTCAACGTAGAATTGTAGTTACAAGACGAGAAGGGGTTAATATTTACTATAAGTGCGCAAATCCAAAAATGCTCAAGGCCTGCGCGATTCTACGGGAAGTGTTGATGGAGCAGCTCGCAGATGGCGGCCGTTTGGGTAAATGGATAAATAAGGGGGAGAAATGA